One genomic segment of Desmodus rotundus isolate HL8 chromosome 5, HLdesRot8A.1, whole genome shotgun sequence includes these proteins:
- the QPCT gene encoding glutaminyl-peptide cyclotransferase isoform X2 has product MWQNDLRPLLIERYPGSPGSYAVRQHIMQRIQRLQADWVLEVDTFLGQTPYGYRSFSNIISTLNPTAKRHLVLACHYDSKFFPHWDNRVFVGATDSAVPCAMMLELARALDKQLLSLKNVSDSKPDLSLQLIFFDGEEAFLHWSPQDSLYGSRHLATKMASTPHPPGARDTNQLHGMDLLVLLDLIGAPNPTFPNFFPNSARWFYRLQAIEHELHELGLLKDHSLERQYFQNHGYGGVIQDDHIPFLRKGVPILHLIAFPFPEVWHTMDDNEENLDETTIDNLNKIIQVFVLEYLHL; this is encoded by the exons ATGTGGCAAAATGACTTACGACCACTGCTGATAGAGCGGTACCCAGGATCCCCTGGAAGCTACGCTGTACGCCAG CACATCATGCAGAGAATTCAGAGACTGCAAGCTGACTGGGTCTTGGAAGTAGACACCTTCTTGGGTCAGACACCCTATGGGTATCGGTCTTTCTCAAATATCATCAGCACCCTCAATCCCACTGCTAAACGGCATTTGGTCCTCGCCTGTCACTACGACTCCAAGTTTTTTCCCCACTGGGACAACAGGGTGTTCGTGGGAGCCACTGACTCAGCGGTGCCGTGTGCGATGATGTTGGAGCTTGCTCGTGCCTTAGACAAACAACTCCTCTCCTTGAAG AACGTTTCAGACTCCAAGCCAGACCTGTCACTCCAGCTAATTTTCTTTGACGGGGAGGAGGCTTTCCTTCACTGGTCTCCTCAGGACTCTCTGTATGGGTCTCGGCACTTAGCTACGAAGATGGCATCGACCCCACACCCCCCTGGAGCAAGAGACACCAACCAACTTCACGGCATG GATTTATTAGTCTTACTAGACTTAATTGGAGCTCCAAACCCaacatttcctaatttttttccaaaCTCTGCCAGATGGTTTTACAGACTTCAAGCAATTG AACATGAACTCCATGAGTTAGGTTTGCTCAAGGACCATTCTTTGGAGAGGCAGTATTTCCAGAATCATGGTTATGGAGGTGTGATTCAGGATGACCATATTCCATTTTTAAGAAAAg GTGTTCCAATTTTGCATCTGATAGCATTTCCTTTCCCTGAAGTCTGGCATACCATGGATGACAATGAAGAAAATTTGGATGAAACAACCATTGACAATCTCAACAAAATTATACAAGTCTTTGTGCTGGAATATCTGCATTTGTAA
- the QPCT gene encoding glutaminyl-peptide cyclotransferase isoform X1 has translation MAGVWDPRVLSTRHLLLLLAALPLATRGINRGAAVWTQEKNYHQPALLNSSSLRQVAEGTSISGMWQNDLRPLLIERYPGSPGSYAVRQHIMQRIQRLQADWVLEVDTFLGQTPYGYRSFSNIISTLNPTAKRHLVLACHYDSKFFPHWDNRVFVGATDSAVPCAMMLELARALDKQLLSLKNVSDSKPDLSLQLIFFDGEEAFLHWSPQDSLYGSRHLATKMASTPHPPGARDTNQLHGMDLLVLLDLIGAPNPTFPNFFPNSARWFYRLQAIEHELHELGLLKDHSLERQYFQNHGYGGVIQDDHIPFLRKGVPILHLIAFPFPEVWHTMDDNEENLDETTIDNLNKIIQVFVLEYLHL, from the exons ATGGCAGGCGTCTGGGACCCGCGCGTCCTGAGCACCCgccacctgctgctgctgctggctgccctGCCTCTGGCCACCCGGGGGATCAATCGAGGCGCAGCAGTCTGGACCCAGGAGAAG AATTATCACCAACCAGCCCTTCTGAATTCATCGTCTCTTCGGCAAGTTGCAGAAGGCACCAGCATTTCTGGAATGTGGCAAAATGACTTACGACCACTGCTGATAGAGCGGTACCCAGGATCCCCTGGAAGCTACGCTGTACGCCAG CACATCATGCAGAGAATTCAGAGACTGCAAGCTGACTGGGTCTTGGAAGTAGACACCTTCTTGGGTCAGACACCCTATGGGTATCGGTCTTTCTCAAATATCATCAGCACCCTCAATCCCACTGCTAAACGGCATTTGGTCCTCGCCTGTCACTACGACTCCAAGTTTTTTCCCCACTGGGACAACAGGGTGTTCGTGGGAGCCACTGACTCAGCGGTGCCGTGTGCGATGATGTTGGAGCTTGCTCGTGCCTTAGACAAACAACTCCTCTCCTTGAAG AACGTTTCAGACTCCAAGCCAGACCTGTCACTCCAGCTAATTTTCTTTGACGGGGAGGAGGCTTTCCTTCACTGGTCTCCTCAGGACTCTCTGTATGGGTCTCGGCACTTAGCTACGAAGATGGCATCGACCCCACACCCCCCTGGAGCAAGAGACACCAACCAACTTCACGGCATG GATTTATTAGTCTTACTAGACTTAATTGGAGCTCCAAACCCaacatttcctaatttttttccaaaCTCTGCCAGATGGTTTTACAGACTTCAAGCAATTG AACATGAACTCCATGAGTTAGGTTTGCTCAAGGACCATTCTTTGGAGAGGCAGTATTTCCAGAATCATGGTTATGGAGGTGTGATTCAGGATGACCATATTCCATTTTTAAGAAAAg GTGTTCCAATTTTGCATCTGATAGCATTTCCTTTCCCTGAAGTCTGGCATACCATGGATGACAATGAAGAAAATTTGGATGAAACAACCATTGACAATCTCAACAAAATTATACAAGTCTTTGTGCTGGAATATCTGCATTTGTAA